One window of the Tetragenococcus koreensis genome contains the following:
- a CDS encoding PLP-dependent aminotransferase family protein: MIVIWTIDKTKKEPLYQQLLHQIIASIQQGELAPGERLPAERKLAEILQVNRSTVVHTFEELTSLGWVERRQGSGTLVAQGQWGNRQPAIYQWRSLFSSPLLKEDPYLTQLKNQKVAKDGLDLYTGDLSSDLIPDFKFPTMTWDQIMHEEKQITPTGYKPLKELIFQHFFQGIPQKEQDILITAGSTQGIFWLIQVLLNPGDTIATEDPSFLFSLPLFAARGIHLKGIKQDQAGIDCQALEESIQKKKIKLLYLNPNYQNPTGRTMTLQRRKEIIHICQKHHLPIIEDDVFSELGFGQSIASLKSLAPDQVIYLGSLSKIFSSSIKVGWLVAPKPLIKSLVNAKKIMENETDLLPQLLATAALSQQTYKKQQQQLTEKLQDRSQAFSDTLQPFKKDWQFSPVDGGLYYWLTWQQRKLTRNDWQAFLQEGLLVAPSFLFSNDTSSMRVNYTRLDKENRMIFSQKLALITKKLKKNS, from the coding sequence GTGATTGTTATCTGGACTATTGATAAAACAAAAAAAGAACCGCTCTATCAGCAATTGCTACACCAAATCATTGCCAGTATCCAACAAGGCGAGTTAGCTCCGGGCGAACGCTTACCCGCTGAACGAAAACTTGCGGAAATTCTGCAAGTCAATCGTTCAACAGTGGTGCATACTTTCGAAGAATTGACCAGTCTGGGCTGGGTTGAACGCCGACAAGGCAGTGGCACTCTTGTGGCACAAGGACAATGGGGCAATCGACAACCAGCCATTTATCAATGGCGTTCATTATTTTCTAGCCCTTTATTAAAAGAAGATCCCTACCTTACCCAGTTAAAAAATCAAAAAGTGGCTAAAGACGGGCTGGATCTTTACACCGGAGATTTAAGCAGCGACTTGATTCCTGATTTTAAATTTCCCACTATGACTTGGGACCAAATCATGCACGAAGAAAAACAAATAACTCCGACAGGTTATAAGCCATTAAAAGAACTGATTTTTCAACATTTTTTTCAAGGTATCCCACAAAAAGAACAGGATATTTTAATTACGGCGGGGTCAACCCAAGGAATTTTTTGGCTTATTCAGGTTTTATTAAACCCAGGAGACACCATCGCTACAGAAGATCCTTCTTTTTTATTTTCGTTGCCTTTATTTGCTGCAAGAGGAATTCACTTAAAAGGAATCAAACAAGATCAAGCAGGAATTGATTGCCAAGCTTTGGAAGAGTCAATCCAAAAAAAGAAAATAAAATTATTATATCTTAATCCAAATTATCAAAACCCAACTGGACGTACAATGACACTGCAACGCCGCAAAGAGATCATTCATATTTGTCAAAAACACCATTTGCCTATTATTGAAGATGACGTTTTTAGTGAATTAGGTTTTGGTCAATCTATCGCATCTTTAAAGTCTCTTGCACCCGATCAAGTGATTTATTTAGGTTCACTATCCAAAATTTTTAGTTCTTCTATAAAAGTGGGTTGGCTTGTTGCACCAAAACCGTTAATTAAAAGCTTGGTCAACGCCAAAAAAATTATGGAAAATGAGACGGATTTACTACCGCAACTTTTAGCTACTGCAGCTTTATCGCAACAAACTTATAAAAAACAACAGCAGCAATTAACTGAAAAACTACAAGATAGAAGTCAGGCTTTTTCTGATACTTTACAGCCTTTTAAAAAAGATTGGCAGTTTTCTCCAGTTGATGGTGGACTTTACTACTGGTTGACTTGGCAACAACGAAAACTAACTCGCAATGACTGGCAAGCTTTCTTACAAGAAGGATTGTTAGTTGCCCCCTCCTTTTTATTTAGTAATGACACCTCATCTATGAGGGTAAACTACACCCGCTTAGATAAAGAGAATCGAATGATTTTTAGTCAAAAACTGGCGTTGATTACAAAGAAGCTGAAAAAAAATAGTTAA
- the celB gene encoding PTS cellobiose transporter subunit IIC, with translation MEQNNSKIFNFLEKRLMGPLGKLAQFKIVRAIMAAGMASIPFTIVGSMFLVLNVLPEAFPFLEGFFESTFFKISDLYMLANSTTMGALALYFCIVLGYEYTSILANEEDLDLSPINGALLSVFAFFMTLPQLVIENGVVARVTDSEANIVNGWQIGEDGVERLGTVGIFTGIIMAIVAVQLYRLCVAKHWTIKMPEEVPTGVANAFTALIPTFVVAFTVIIINGLLVLFDTDIFQVIQIPFGFVTNLTNSWLGLMVIYFLVHALWLVGIHGATIIFSFITPITLSNLAANVAGENIPLAGEFNNAYVVIGGSGATLGLCFYFVYMAKSEQLKAIGKAAIIPSLFNINEPLIFGVPLMYNPFLALPFFLAPMASASIAYFAVKFELIRPIIAQMPWPSPVGIGAFVGSGGDWRAAVVAIICVVVAFIIYYPFVKAYDARLVRQEQEAVEAE, from the coding sequence TTGGAACAAAATAATAGCAAAATATTCAATTTTTTAGAAAAAAGGTTAATGGGACCATTAGGCAAGCTAGCGCAATTTAAAATTGTACGAGCGATCATGGCTGCTGGAATGGCGTCAATCCCCTTTACTATTGTTGGTTCAATGTTTTTAGTATTAAATGTATTGCCAGAAGCATTTCCTTTTTTAGAAGGCTTTTTTGAAAGCACCTTTTTCAAAATCAGCGATCTATATATGCTGGCCAATAGTACAACGATGGGAGCTTTAGCGTTATATTTTTGTATAGTCTTAGGGTATGAATACACCTCTATTTTAGCCAATGAAGAAGATTTGGATTTGTCTCCTATTAATGGCGCTCTTTTGTCTGTTTTTGCTTTCTTTATGACGCTTCCGCAGTTAGTGATTGAAAATGGCGTGGTAGCTCGGGTGACAGATTCCGAAGCTAATATCGTCAACGGTTGGCAAATCGGCGAAGACGGTGTGGAACGTTTAGGGACAGTGGGGATTTTTACCGGAATCATTATGGCAATTGTGGCTGTTCAGTTGTACCGGTTATGTGTAGCCAAACATTGGACGATTAAAATGCCTGAAGAAGTACCAACTGGTGTAGCTAATGCTTTTACTGCTTTAATTCCCACGTTTGTTGTGGCTTTTACTGTAATTATTATTAACGGTTTGTTGGTCTTGTTTGATACAGATATTTTCCAAGTGATCCAAATTCCATTTGGTTTTGTTACGAATTTGACTAACAGTTGGCTGGGATTAATGGTAATCTATTTCTTAGTCCATGCGTTGTGGTTAGTAGGGATTCACGGAGCTACCATTATCTTTTCTTTTATCACTCCGATTACATTGAGTAATTTAGCAGCTAACGTAGCAGGAGAAAATATCCCGTTAGCAGGAGAATTTAATAATGCTTATGTAGTTATCGGCGGTTCTGGTGCAACTTTAGGTTTATGTTTCTACTTTGTTTATATGGCGAAATCAGAACAATTAAAAGCTATTGGAAAAGCTGCGATTATTCCTTCGCTATTTAATATTAATGAACCATTAATTTTCGGGGTTCCTTTGATGTACAACCCGTTTCTAGCACTACCATTTTTCTTGGCACCAATGGCTTCGGCCTCTATCGCTTATTTTGCGGTAAAATTTGAATTGATTCGACCGATCATTGCTCAAATGCCATGGCCATCGCCTGTTGGAATTGGCGCTTTTGTTGGCAGCGGTGGAGACTGGAGAGCAGCTGTTGTTGCGATTATCTGTGTTGTTGTAGCCTTTATTATTTATTATCCATTTGTGAAAGCTTACGATGCACGTCTTGTACGACAAGAACAAGAAGCAGTGGAAGCTGAATAA
- a CDS encoding PTS cellobiose transporter subunit IIA, with translation MESEKLQEIAFEIILSSGNARTLIHESFPLMRAGKFTEGREKLEESNESLKEAHKAQTGLLQDYANGEAVVMDVIMVHAQDHLMTTMTLREVALEMLELYKRQG, from the coding sequence GTGGAGTCGGAAAAATTACAGGAAATTGCTTTTGAAATTATTTTGTCCAGCGGAAATGCTCGCACGCTTATTCATGAATCATTTCCGCTAATGCGTGCGGGAAAATTTACAGAGGGGAGAGAAAAATTAGAGGAATCAAATGAGTCATTAAAAGAGGCACATAAAGCCCAAACTGGTTTATTACAAGATTATGCCAATGGTGAAGCAGTAGTGATGGATGTCATCATGGTTCATGCCCAAGATCATTTAATGACAACCATGACGCTGCGGGAAGTTGCTTTAGAGATGTTGGAATTATATAAAAGACAAGGATAA